The proteins below come from a single Treponema phagedenis genomic window:
- a CDS encoding DUF4418 family protein — protein MNKQYIFGVLCMLSGALLFFTPFGIAPVCGPLENGMFMKCHWMGEAVRTSGGLCALLGVLFCFVKGAQKGIAIANIGIGIYAILLAAVFIGGCKMPAMACNAHTKPVIYLIAGIFIVLNLLYLFLSKKDQ, from the coding sequence ATGAACAAACAATATATTTTCGGGGTTCTGTGTATGCTATCGGGAGCCCTTCTTTTTTTTACGCCGTTCGGTATTGCGCCGGTATGCGGCCCGCTGGAAAACGGCATGTTTATGAAGTGCCATTGGATGGGCGAGGCTGTTCGCACAAGCGGCGGTTTATGCGCTTTGCTCGGTGTGTTGTTTTGTTTTGTAAAAGGCGCACAAAAAGGCATTGCGATTGCCAATATCGGCATCGGAATATATGCTATTCTTTTGGCGGCGGTTTTTATCGGCGGCTGCAAAATGCCCGCGATGGCGTGCAATGCGCACACAAAGCCTGTTATTTATCTTATTGCAGGTATTTTTATTGTGCTCAATCTTCTCTATCTTTTTTTAAGTAAAAAAGACCAATAG
- a CDS encoding ABC transporter ATP-binding protein: MLLKTEGLSKSFMRGNNAFPALNNVNFSINEGDYINIIGRSGSGKTTFLNLIAGILKPSAGNVLFNGKDLASFDDREMSVYRNEQIGFVPQNLGALPNLTVSENVRVPHFLFKRDGDGSDRAMVLLEMLGIAHLKDELPRNLSGGETKRMLIARALMNSPKLFIADEPTADLDRAVTKEVMDIITKINQQGAAVLIVTHDMDILTDDSDVYTMSDGALTKGRTP, translated from the coding sequence ATGCTTTTAAAGACAGAAGGGCTTTCAAAATCTTTTATGCGGGGAAATAATGCGTTCCCTGCGCTTAACAATGTTAATTTTTCAATAAACGAAGGGGATTATATCAATATTATCGGACGGTCGGGAAGCGGAAAAACAACTTTTCTTAATCTTATTGCCGGTATTTTAAAACCTTCTGCGGGAAATGTTTTGTTTAACGGTAAAGATTTAGCCTCTTTTGATGACAGGGAAATGAGCGTGTATCGCAATGAGCAAATCGGCTTTGTTCCGCAAAACCTCGGAGCATTGCCGAATCTTACCGTGTCGGAAAATGTACGGGTGCCTCATTTTCTTTTTAAAAGGGACGGAGACGGTTCCGATCGGGCGATGGTTTTGCTTGAAATGCTCGGTATTGCTCATTTAAAAGATGAACTTCCGCGCAATCTTTCCGGCGGGGAAACAAAGCGAATGCTCATTGCCCGCGCCTTAATGAATTCGCCGAAGCTTTTTATTGCCGATGAGCCTACAGCCGATCTTGATCGGGCGGTAACAAAAGAAGTCATGGATATTATCACAAAAATAAACCAACAGGGGGCCGCCGTACTTATTGTAACCCATGATATGGATATTCTCACCGATGATTCGGATGTTTATACAATGTCGGACGGAGCACTTACAAAAGGAAGGACTCCGTAA
- a CDS encoding FTR1 family iron permease codes for MKSAKQRVFVLCAVFGLLITLPIYAAGKDKKGNEQVQYSSWTQIVEQMEVHLNNAYDLYVQGKNKEAYNEVNTAYFRFYESKGMEKITMGYLSGKRKTAVENAFYQYRRNVKNDKDAKEVKEHKDMLIAMLYQDAAELDGVNSSDKSSGSSGNAISTFIASFVLVLREGLEAILVIAAIIAYLVKTGKQKYTKTVYLGAAAGVLVSILLAIVFSLIAGAQSGIAQEIFEGVGMLLAVVVLFYVSNWMISKSEVEAWDKYIRAKVEASVSTGNKWVLVLTAFLAVAREGAELILFFQGVPVNDTSGRIAMWAAIILAAIVLAIIFFAFRFLSVKLPLKPFFIVTSVLMYILCVSFTGKGVSELQAAGVVEKTAIEWMNGFNIDLLGIYPTYETLIPQIVILLLTIASAVWYIQKNKKTRARLEAEAQKK; via the coding sequence ATGAAGTCGGCTAAACAAAGAGTTTTTGTGTTATGTGCCGTTTTCGGTCTGCTTATTACACTGCCGATTTATGCTGCAGGCAAGGATAAAAAAGGTAATGAGCAGGTTCAGTATAGTTCTTGGACACAGATTGTTGAACAAATGGAAGTTCACTTAAATAATGCGTACGATTTATATGTTCAAGGGAAAAATAAAGAAGCATACAACGAGGTAAATACTGCATACTTTAGATTCTATGAATCCAAAGGGATGGAAAAAATTACGATGGGGTATCTTTCGGGAAAGAGAAAGACCGCCGTTGAAAATGCGTTTTATCAATATAGACGAAATGTAAAAAACGATAAGGATGCCAAAGAGGTAAAAGAGCATAAGGACATGCTTATTGCAATGCTGTATCAGGATGCCGCTGAGCTTGATGGGGTAAACTCTTCGGATAAAAGCAGCGGTTCATCGGGAAATGCCATTTCAACATTTATCGCTTCTTTTGTACTTGTGCTGCGCGAGGGGCTTGAAGCAATCTTGGTTATCGCGGCAATTATTGCGTACTTAGTTAAGACGGGTAAACAAAAGTATACCAAAACCGTTTATTTAGGCGCTGCAGCCGGTGTTTTGGTCAGTATTCTTTTAGCGATTGTTTTCAGTTTGATTGCGGGTGCTCAAAGCGGAATTGCTCAAGAGATTTTTGAAGGAGTTGGAATGCTCCTTGCAGTTGTTGTGCTTTTCTATGTGAGTAACTGGATGATCTCAAAGTCTGAAGTTGAGGCTTGGGATAAATATATACGGGCAAAGGTTGAAGCTTCTGTTTCAACCGGAAATAAATGGGTGCTTGTTCTTACTGCATTTCTTGCGGTAGCGCGTGAAGGTGCAGAGTTGATTTTATTTTTCCAAGGGGTTCCCGTTAATGATACAAGCGGAAGGATTGCGATGTGGGCGGCAATTATTCTTGCGGCGATTGTGCTTGCGATTATTTTCTTTGCTTTCAGATTCTTATCGGTAAAACTTCCGTTAAAACCTTTCTTTATTGTTACCAGTGTGTTGATGTATATTCTCTGTGTTTCGTTTACCGGAAAAGGTGTCAGCGAATTGCAAGCCGCCGGAGTTGTTGAAAAAACGGCAATAGAGTGGATGAATGGATTTAATATTGATCTCTTAGGTATTTATCCTACCTATGAAACTTTGATTCCTCAAATTGTTATTCTCTTATTGACAATTGCCTCCGCCGTTTGGTATATCCAAAAGAACAAAAAAACGCGGGCAAGGTTAGAAGCCGAAGCTCAGAAAAAATAG
- a CDS encoding iron transporter has translation MKKSLSMIFALAAFAFIFASCQKQEAAADKPAASDEPAAAAAPAPHEEESAGFDEFPIGDEQDVGPLHVGGVYFQAVDMEPAGNSLAKNEADCHVEADISANDDGSALGYGVGDFVPYLHVKAYIQKHGSSKVQEVAFMPMNASDGPHYGANMKFEEGLGKYSVKFEIKAPGNDYLLHVDKETGVTGKFWTEPLIVEWPDFEWAGPQW, from the coding sequence ATGAAGAAATCATTATCAATGATTTTTGCTCTGGCTGCGTTTGCATTTATCTTTGCATCCTGCCAGAAACAAGAAGCTGCCGCAGATAAACCTGCGGCTTCGGATGAGCCGGCTGCAGCTGCAGCTCCCGCTCCGCATGAAGAAGAATCGGCGGGTTTTGATGAGTTCCCCATTGGGGATGAACAGGATGTTGGTCCCCTCCATGTAGGCGGCGTTTATTTTCAGGCTGTCGATATGGAGCCGGCAGGAAACAGTTTGGCTAAAAACGAGGCTGACTGCCACGTTGAAGCTGATATTTCAGCCAACGATGACGGATCTGCTCTCGGTTACGGTGTAGGCGACTTTGTTCCTTACTTGCATGTAAAGGCTTATATCCAAAAGCATGGTTCAAGCAAGGTGCAAGAAGTGGCATTTATGCCGATGAATGCCAGTGACGGACCGCACTATGGAGCAAACATGAAGTTTGAAGAAGGCCTTGGCAAGTATTCCGTTAAATTCGAAATTAAGGCGCCGGGCAATGACTATCTGCTTCATGTTGACAAAGAAACCGGTGTAACCGGTAAATTCTGGACAGAACCGCTTATCGTGGAGTGGCCTGATTTTGAATGGGCAGGACCTCAGTGGTAA
- a CDS encoding Fe-S-containing protein, giving the protein MDSGIAFSLILAVIFAAYRTKNLLKKRIVISTSIVVGIIGSIISAILRSIPNYINRTRFAFWSMIPVVIGLVLLLILMIADKGLKKHFERLQENFFSAAVFVYTFGCFFYYLPPILTLPLTFVYYGESAVSTLVLFRVIGFTLGIVVMLLSALAVYKTLEKLSALELKITVIGSLCILGLTQAIVIVQRLYFLRIIPRSNFVFWLIAFVVNYDRYFVLGVTVFIAIASLILWKKNLHVTESYAHRAELRKLKATKRNARRWAKFLLALLLLDILSLTLVRYFSEREVPLSDPENYVIENGMAIIPLAELEDDKLHRYEYIAKEGSSKGIAMRFIAIKKSEGAYGVGLDACDICGPTGYFERKGEVICKLCDVVMNKGTIGFPGGCNPVPIPYIVHDEKIMIQIKDLEAEAHRFR; this is encoded by the coding sequence ATGGATTCGGGCATTGCCTTTTCTCTTATTTTAGCAGTGATTTTTGCGGCATACCGAACTAAGAATCTTTTAAAAAAGCGTATTGTTATATCTACAAGTATTGTTGTCGGTATTATAGGCAGTATTATTTCCGCAATACTGCGTTCTATTCCGAATTATATTAACAGAACTCGATTTGCTTTTTGGAGCATGATTCCTGTTGTTATCGGACTTGTGCTTTTATTGATTTTAATGATCGCCGACAAAGGTTTGAAAAAACATTTTGAACGCTTACAGGAAAATTTTTTTTCCGCCGCAGTGTTTGTTTATACCTTCGGTTGTTTTTTTTATTACTTGCCGCCTATTTTAACTCTGCCTCTTACATTTGTATACTACGGGGAAAGTGCGGTAAGCACCTTAGTTCTTTTTAGAGTAATCGGTTTTACGCTCGGAATTGTAGTAATGCTGTTGTCGGCACTTGCGGTATACAAAACATTGGAAAAACTTTCCGCCCTTGAACTGAAGATCACTGTTATCGGTTCGCTATGTATACTCGGACTTACACAGGCGATTGTAATTGTGCAGCGGCTTTATTTTTTAAGAATAATACCGCGCAGTAATTTTGTATTTTGGCTTATTGCTTTTGTAGTTAATTACGATCGTTATTTTGTTTTAGGCGTAACGGTTTTTATCGCAATTGCTTCTCTTATTCTTTGGAAAAAAAATCTTCATGTTACCGAATCTTATGCTCATCGTGCGGAGTTGCGGAAGCTTAAGGCAACTAAAAGAAATGCCCGCCGGTGGGCAAAGTTTTTACTCGCTTTATTGCTGCTTGATATTCTCTCATTAACGCTTGTTCGATATTTTTCGGAGCGAGAGGTTCCGCTCTCCGATCCTGAAAACTATGTTATCGAAAACGGAATGGCTATTATACCGCTTGCGGAATTGGAAGATGATAAACTGCACCGGTATGAGTATATTGCAAAAGAGGGTTCCAGCAAGGGAATTGCGATGCGTTTCATCGCAATTAAGAAAAGCGAAGGCGCATACGGTGTGGGACTTGATGCCTGCGATATTTGCGGGCCTACCGGTTATTTTGAACGAAAGGGCGAAGTTATCTGTAAGCTCTGCGATGTTGTAATGAATAAAGGAACTATCGGTTTTCCGGGCGGTTGTAATCCTGTTCCGATTCCCTATATTGTTCATGATGAGAAGATTATGATTCAAATAAAAGATTTGGAAGCGGAAGCTCATCGATTCAGGTAG
- a CDS encoding ABC transporter permease, with the protein MFWRMVGGALFRQKGKMLMIAFTIALGSGLSTAMLNTMLGVGDKVNQELKTYGANITVVHKEASLLGDIYGLQEEKSETAKFLKEDELPKIKTIFWAYNIVDYAPFFSVFVNIDTQSRPIKVIGTWFNYEMKLPTGQTVSTGIRRMRTWWDVNGSWLEDSDDSSCMIGSRLAGRNNLKVGDTLSLKTAETEMQYRIAAIFNAGSEEDDNVYVSLHAAQKLAGKKNIVEHIEVSALTTPDNDLARKAARNPLSLTIKEKEIWYCTAYVSSICYQIQEVMTDAVAKPLRQVAESEGAILNKTTLLMLLITILSLIASALGISNLVTASVMERRAEIGLQKAIGASNAAVSILILTEVMIIGIFGGIIGYFGGLGLTQIIGHTVFGSAIALAPMVIPIVVIIIFLITLIGSFPAVRYLLKLNPTEVLHGR; encoded by the coding sequence ATGTTTTGGAGAATGGTAGGCGGCGCATTGTTCCGCCAAAAGGGCAAGATGCTGATGATAGCCTTTACCATTGCTTTGGGCTCGGGACTTTCAACCGCGATGCTTAATACAATGCTTGGGGTAGGGGATAAGGTTAATCAGGAACTTAAAACTTATGGTGCAAATATTACCGTTGTGCATAAAGAGGCTTCTTTGCTGGGCGATATTTATGGGCTGCAAGAAGAAAAAAGCGAAACAGCAAAATTTTTAAAAGAGGATGAGCTGCCGAAAATCAAAACAATCTTTTGGGCATATAATATTGTAGATTATGCGCCGTTTTTCAGCGTGTTTGTAAATATTGATACACAATCACGACCGATAAAAGTTATCGGCACATGGTTTAATTATGAGATGAAACTTCCGACGGGGCAGACAGTGTCTACCGGCATCCGAAGAATGCGCACCTGGTGGGATGTAAACGGCTCATGGCTGGAAGATTCCGATGACTCATCATGTATGATCGGAAGCCGTCTTGCCGGCAGAAATAATTTGAAAGTAGGGGATACGCTTTCGCTTAAAACCGCCGAAACGGAAATGCAGTATAGAATTGCCGCAATTTTTAATGCGGGAAGTGAAGAAGATGATAATGTTTATGTAAGTTTACATGCGGCGCAAAAACTTGCGGGCAAAAAAAATATTGTGGAGCATATTGAGGTCAGCGCTCTTACGACGCCTGATAATGATCTTGCCCGAAAAGCTGCGCGGAATCCTTTGAGCCTCACTATCAAAGAAAAAGAGATATGGTACTGCACTGCGTATGTCAGCAGTATCTGTTATCAGATTCAGGAAGTTATGACCGATGCGGTGGCAAAGCCTTTGCGGCAGGTTGCGGAATCCGAAGGCGCAATTTTAAATAAAACAACGCTGTTAATGCTGCTTATCACTATTTTAAGCTTAATAGCTTCAGCCTTGGGAATTTCAAATTTGGTTACGGCAAGTGTTATGGAGCGCCGTGCCGAAATCGGTTTGCAAAAAGCAATCGGCGCAAGCAATGCGGCGGTTTCAATTCTTATATTGACCGAAGTTATGATTATCGGCATTTTCGGCGGAATAATAGGATACTTTGGCGGATTAGGTTTAACGCAGATTATCGGGCATACGGTTTTCGGCTCAGCCATTGCGCTTGCACCGATGGTTATTCCTATTGTGGTTATTATCATATTTTTGATAACCTTGATCGGAAGTTTTCCGGCGGTGCGCTATTTATTGAAATTGAATCCGACAGAAGTTCTGCACGGAAGGTGA
- a CDS encoding ABC transporter permease, whose protein sequence is MTRRRMYMRMVISSLVRRRSRMLVALLAIAIGSTVLSGLLTIYYDIPRQMGTVFRTYGANMIFIPSNADEKIQEKQIAEIRSAIPQDKLVGFAPYMYQMAKVHEQPYMIAATDLEGAKNNSPYWLIRGNWPETQKQVLIGNEISKAIELSVGDTFIVNTPKEDGDLTVTECTVSGIVTTGGVEEEFIFMSLEDLKKIIGEKAGFDVIECSIDGNQGYLQNIANKVSQIDSTVTPQLVKRVTESQDTVLNKLQALVWIVTIIVLFLTMICVTTTMMAVVAERRKEIGLKKALGASNKSVVTDFLGEAVMLGIFGGILGVLLGYLFADQVSISVFAREVSFQLPLVPVTLIASVIITIIACLIPVHSTVDIDPAIVLRGE, encoded by the coding sequence ATGACTCGAAGACGAATGTATATGCGGATGGTGATAAGTTCTTTGGTGCGGCGGCGGTCGCGAATGCTTGTTGCCCTGCTTGCAATAGCGATTGGCTCAACAGTTCTTTCGGGACTTTTAACAATCTACTATGACATTCCGCGTCAAATGGGAACTGTGTTCAGAACATACGGCGCTAATATGATTTTTATCCCGAGCAATGCGGATGAAAAAATACAAGAAAAGCAAATTGCCGAGATTCGATCCGCTATTCCTCAAGATAAACTTGTCGGATTTGCTCCCTATATGTATCAAATGGCAAAGGTGCATGAGCAGCCGTATATGATTGCTGCCACCGATTTAGAAGGCGCAAAAAACAATAGCCCCTATTGGCTTATTCGCGGTAATTGGCCCGAAACTCAAAAACAGGTACTGATAGGAAATGAAATTTCAAAAGCAATTGAACTTTCTGTCGGCGATACCTTTATTGTAAATACGCCGAAAGAGGACGGCGACCTCACTGTTACCGAATGCACAGTTTCGGGAATAGTTACCACAGGCGGAGTTGAAGAAGAATTTATCTTTATGAGTCTTGAAGACCTAAAAAAAATTATTGGAGAAAAAGCGGGCTTTGATGTCATTGAATGCAGCATTGACGGGAATCAAGGCTATTTACAAAATATTGCAAATAAGGTTTCGCAAATTGATTCAACGGTTACGCCGCAGCTGGTAAAACGAGTAACGGAATCTCAAGATACGGTGTTAAATAAATTACAAGCATTAGTTTGGATTGTTACAATTATCGTGTTGTTTTTAACAATGATTTGTGTTACCACTACGATGATGGCGGTGGTTGCAGAGCGCAGAAAAGAAATCGGCTTAAAAAAAGCACTCGGCGCATCAAATAAAAGTGTGGTAACCGACTTTTTAGGCGAGGCGGTAATGCTCGGTATTTTCGGCGGTATCCTCGGTGTTTTGCTCGGCTATTTATTCGCCGATCAGGTAAGCATCAGCGTATTTGCGCGCGAAGTTTCATTCCAACTTCCACTGGTGCCGGTAACGCTTATTGCCTCGGTAATTATTACGATCATCGCCTGTCTGATTCCGGTACACAGCACGGTAGACATTGACCCTGCGATTGTGCTGCGCGGAGAGTAG
- a CDS encoding TdeIII family type II restriction endonuclease: MDTIKHKAIEQIIDSSIKTFAEGFRVKHTLQIDDPNGIINAKKNNCFIAELGQEFMFYSAFVRSFDSSFGKVLESIGNAIAKLSYEVRGKLSAYLLPQQSQHMDYMISEYEKNIKPSVDDYNNFTCMMPKDIRSFNKTHVTDHYFYNKEKNEHYLIELKAGGDLDNKKAKSEKLALLQEYFILKNYLNEEGKKDGKIYIFLGTAYNMFGEGNYWKQDRVRQFFANEELLIGKDYWNFVCDDSTGFEIIMNQYKKSAQYIKTALDEIKTLYFGNRG; encoded by the coding sequence ATGGATACAATAAAACATAAAGCAATAGAACAAATCATAGATAGTTCAATAAAAACCTTTGCGGAGGGTTTTAGAGTTAAGCATACATTGCAGATTGACGATCCTAATGGAATCATCAACGCAAAAAAGAACAATTGTTTCATTGCGGAATTAGGACAAGAATTTATGTTTTATAGTGCATTTGTCAGAAGTTTTGATAGTTCTTTTGGCAAAGTTCTTGAAAGTATAGGAAATGCTATTGCAAAGCTTTCTTATGAGGTACGAGGGAAGTTAAGTGCTTATCTATTGCCGCAACAAAGTCAGCACATGGACTATATGATTTCAGAATATGAAAAAAATATTAAGCCATCTGTAGATGATTATAATAATTTTACTTGTATGATGCCGAAGGATATTCGTTCCTTTAATAAAACTCATGTGACAGATCATTATTTTTATAATAAAGAAAAAAATGAGCATTATTTAATTGAATTAAAAGCTGGTGGAGATTTAGACAATAAAAAAGCTAAAAGTGAGAAGTTGGCACTACTGCAAGAATACTTTATTCTTAAAAATTATCTAAATGAAGAAGGCAAAAAAGACGGAAAAATTTATATTTTTCTTGGAACTGCGTATAATATGTTCGGGGAAGGTAATTATTGGAAGCAAGATAGAGTGAGGCAATTTTTTGCGAATGAAGAGTTACTTATTGGAAAAGATTATTGGAATTTTGTTTGTGATGACTCTACCGGTTTCGAAATAATCATGAACCAATACAAGAAGAGTGCACAGTACATTAAGACGGCTTTAGATGAAATAAAAACTTTGTATTTTGGAAATAGGGGGTAA
- a CDS encoding DNA-methyltransferase, with the protein MYTVTDINKALLIHGDCFQKMKEIPDTSIDLILCDPPYNLAEYSTGNMKFDWRAEINNDVAEWDLIPFDPQKLVEDFTRILKPKGNIFIFTSYNLIGKYHEIFNPIFDTFQFMVWHKTNPIPNVRKSSFLNSCELIVCLWNKGHTWNFFTQNQMHNFIETPICMGKERIKNPKHPTQKPLAVLEHIIKIASNENDIVFDPFMGVGSTGHAALNLNRRFLGIEIDKKYFAAACDRLTIFQQELRKLNEGCVNF; encoded by the coding sequence ATGTATACTGTTACCGACATCAACAAAGCCTTACTCATTCACGGAGATTGCTTTCAAAAAATGAAAGAGATACCGGATACATCAATTGATCTTATCCTTTGTGATCCCCCGTATAATCTTGCCGAATATTCTACCGGCAATATGAAATTTGATTGGCGGGCGGAAATAAATAATGATGTTGCTGAATGGGACTTAATTCCTTTTGATCCGCAAAAACTTGTGGAAGACTTTACGCGAATTTTAAAACCGAAAGGAAATATTTTTATTTTTACAAGTTATAACCTGATTGGAAAATATCATGAAATTTTTAATCCGATATTTGATACCTTTCAATTTATGGTATGGCACAAAACCAATCCTATTCCCAATGTCCGCAAATCATCATTTTTAAACAGCTGTGAACTTATTGTTTGTTTGTGGAATAAGGGACACACGTGGAATTTTTTTACGCAAAATCAAATGCATAATTTTATTGAAACGCCTATTTGCATGGGCAAAGAACGCATAAAGAATCCGAAACATCCGACGCAAAAACCGCTTGCTGTTTTAGAACACATTATCAAAATTGCTTCAAATGAAAATGATATTGTTTTTGATCCCTTCATGGGTGTTGGTTCCACAGGACATGCTGCCCTGAATCTAAACAGGCGGTTTTTGGGAATTGAAATTGATAAAAAATATTTTGCAGCCGCTTGCGATCGGCTTACAATTTTTCAACAGGAGTTAAGAAAGCTCAATGAGGGATGTGTTAATTTTTAG
- a CDS encoding ABC transporter ATP-binding protein, producing MDILTLTDVSKIYGELKALNQINLTVEEGEWLSIMGPSGSGKTTMMNIIGCMDRPSFGKVELAGQDISKLSPKEFTVVRRDTIGLVFQQFHLVNYLTALENVMMAQYYHSMPDEEEAMEALESVGLKERAKHLPSQLSGGEQQRVCIARALINHPKLLLADEPTGNLDEKNELLVMEIFGKLHAAGSTIIVVTHDPEVADQAERMVVLEHGRIARIEKMSRKRPTISQ from the coding sequence ATGGATATTTTAACGTTAACTGATGTGTCAAAAATTTACGGAGAATTAAAAGCCTTAAATCAAATAAACTTGACAGTGGAAGAAGGTGAATGGCTTTCGATTATGGGGCCTTCGGGTTCAGGCAAAACAACCATGATGAATATTATCGGGTGCATGGACAGACCTTCATTCGGAAAGGTTGAGCTTGCAGGACAAGATATTTCCAAACTTTCACCGAAAGAATTTACCGTTGTGCGCCGCGATACAATCGGTTTGGTTTTTCAACAATTTCACTTGGTAAATTATTTAACCGCATTGGAAAATGTCATGATGGCGCAATACTATCACAGCATGCCGGATGAAGAAGAGGCAATGGAAGCGCTTGAAAGTGTGGGATTAAAAGAGCGGGCAAAACATTTACCGAGTCAGCTTTCCGGCGGTGAGCAGCAGCGAGTATGCATTGCGCGGGCTCTTATCAATCATCCGAAGCTCTTACTGGCAGATGAGCCGACCGGTAACCTTGATGAAAAAAATGAACTTTTGGTTATGGAAATTTTCGGAAAACTGCATGCGGCGGGAAGCACTATCATTGTGGTAACACACGATCCGGAAGTTGCCGATCAGGCAGAGCGAATGGTAGTACTTGAACACGGAAGGATTGCGCGAATAGAAAAGATGAGCAGAAAACGCCCGACCATTTCGCAATGA
- a CDS encoding FMN-binding protein yields MKFSKIIFCLMIAGAVVLSCNEKNEKEEPAQKQVLYRDGEYSARSSIQDDWGGTAEVTMTIKDGKIVACEFISYDKDGKLKDQDYGKIDGKIKNQGLYKIAQDSITLSAEYGKRLVETQDVEKVDANSGATISYELFKDAAVSILEKAKLETK; encoded by the coding sequence ATGAAATTTTCTAAAATCATTTTTTGTCTAATGATTGCAGGTGCTGTGGTACTATCCTGTAATGAAAAAAATGAAAAAGAAGAGCCCGCACAAAAACAGGTTCTTTATCGTGACGGAGAATATTCCGCGCGTTCAAGCATTCAGGATGACTGGGGCGGAACCGCTGAAGTTACGATGACCATCAAAGACGGAAAGATCGTTGCCTGCGAATTTATTTCATACGATAAAGATGGAAAACTAAAAGATCAAGACTACGGCAAGATTGACGGTAAAATTAAAAATCAGGGCTTATATAAAATAGCACAGGATTCAATCACGCTTAGCGCAGAGTATGGCAAAAGGCTGGTAGAAACACAAGATGTGGAAAAGGTCGATGCAAATTCAGGTGCAACGATTTCGTATGAATTATTTAAAGATGCGGCGGTAAGCATTTTAGAAAAAGCAAAGCTTGAAACCAAATAA
- a CDS encoding ABC transporter permease, which yields MAAESNRIKNLTVIELAKMNIKRKPVRTISLMVLTGVLSFTLFCGTYLVKSLNGGMHSLSDRLGADIIVVPEGYDSKIESALLRGEPNSFYFDNSIVDIIRKTKGVAEASPQLFIATLSAGCCSFPLQVIGLDFDSDFTIKPWLQKQVSLPLSDNQIVVGHNIIGDYHSEVRFFNQPFQIAGRLAKTGMGFDNSVFMTIENAQRLAKEYERIMQHPVAENKNLISSVMVRIKNTENARTVAQRIKKQFEGQQIYPLVSKQMMSNVSSGISQLSIYIYILIGILWLLSFVVLFTVFSSMLNERKREFGMLRILGATKKLLGKLCLAESFMISAFGAGLGVSLGFVLVLLFNQALIESLKLPFLSPGIFWTLGMFFLVILAAAASGPLASLKTIYHINKKDPAIAVRENE from the coding sequence ATGGCAGCTGAATCTAACCGGATAAAAAATTTAACAGTAATTGAATTGGCAAAGATGAATATCAAAAGAAAGCCGGTGCGCACGATTAGTTTAATGGTGCTCACCGGTGTTTTATCTTTTACGCTTTTTTGCGGAACCTATTTGGTAAAAAGTTTAAACGGCGGTATGCATTCTCTTTCCGATAGGTTAGGGGCGGATATTATTGTGGTGCCGGAGGGGTACGACAGTAAAATCGAAAGCGCCTTGCTGCGAGGAGAGCCGAACAGTTTTTATTTTGATAACAGCATTGTGGATATTATCAGAAAAACAAAGGGCGTTGCAGAAGCGTCTCCGCAGCTTTTTATCGCAACCCTTTCCGCAGGCTGCTGCTCCTTTCCGTTACAAGTTATCGGTTTGGATTTTGATTCCGACTTTACGATTAAACCATGGCTACAAAAGCAGGTGTCGCTTCCGCTTTCTGATAACCAAATTGTGGTAGGGCATAACATCATCGGGGATTATCACTCCGAAGTGCGTTTTTTTAATCAACCCTTTCAAATTGCGGGAAGACTTGCGAAAACAGGAATGGGTTTTGACAATTCTGTTTTTATGACTATTGAAAATGCGCAGCGGCTTGCAAAAGAATATGAACGCATTATGCAGCACCCTGTTGCGGAAAATAAAAACCTTATTTCAAGCGTAATGGTACGCATAAAAAACACCGAGAATGCCAGAACCGTTGCACAGCGAATTAAAAAACAATTTGAAGGGCAGCAAATATATCCGCTTGTTTCAAAACAGATGATGTCAAATGTTTCTTCAGGAATATCTCAGCTCAGTATTTACATTTATATTCTCATCGGCATTTTGTGGCTGCTTTCCTTTGTGGTTCTATTCACTGTTTTTTCCTCAATGCTTAATGAGCGGAAACGCGAATTCGGTATGCTGCGAATTTTGGGCGCAACAAAAAAATTACTGGGCAAGCTTTGTCTTGCTGAATCTTTTATGATTAGCGCCTTCGGAGCGGGGCTTGGGGTATCGCTTGGCTTTGTACTTGTACTTTTGTTTAATCAGGCCCTTATCGAGTCCCTCAAGCTCCCGTTTTTAAGTCCCGGAATATTTTGGACACTGGGAATGTTTTTTCTGGTAATCCTCGCCGCCGCAGCTTCGGGGCCGCTTGCATCGCTTAAAACAATTTATCACATAAACAAAAAAGACCCTGCAATAGCGGTACGCGAAAACGAATAA